The following coding sequences are from one Mytilus trossulus isolate FHL-02 chromosome 8, PNRI_Mtr1.1.1.hap1, whole genome shotgun sequence window:
- the LOC134680616 gene encoding flotillin-2-like — MGNIQTVGPNQAMVISGGCCGGNSRKLIVGGWGWAWCLVTDVQSISLEVMTLNPVCESVETSEGVPVTVTGVAQVKVMRDTSFLEKACEQFLGKTVKEVERVILQTLEGHLRAILGTLSVEAIYQDRDQFAQLVREVASPDVCKMGIEIMSFTIKDIYDNVEYLASLGRAQTANVKRDADIGVAEANRDAGIREAECDKTKMDTKFSADAKIADASRNYKMQKADFDQEVNARKAEAELAYELQAAKEKQKIRAEEIEIEVVERRKLIDVEEKEILRKEKELIATVKRPAEAHAYKMQLIAEGTRTQTVEQARAEAEKIRLIGASEAEAIEAVGKAEAEKMRLKASAYKQYGEAAMLALVLETLPKIAAEVSAPLSKTDEIVMVGDDRTTSEVSKLVSQLPPAVQALTGVDLSKILSKVPGATS, encoded by the exons ATGGGCAACATACAAActgttggtccaaatcaggccATGGTTATATCTG GTGGATGTTGTGGGGGCAATTCCAGAAAACTTATTGTTGGAGGATGGGGTTGGGCTTGGTGTCTTGTCACAGATGTACAGAG caTATCACTAGAAGTTATGACCTTGAACCCAGTTTGTGAAAGTGTAGAAACATCTGAAGGTGTACCTGTGACAGTAACTGGTGTAGCTCAGGTCAAGGTCATGAGAGACACATCATTCTTAGAGAAGGCATGTGAACAGTTTCTGGGTAAAACTGTCAAGGAAGTAGAAAGAGTAATTTTACAGACTTTAGAGGGCCATCTCAGGGCTATTCTTG GTACCCTTAGTGTAGAGGCAATCTATCAGGACAGAGACCAGTTTGCTCAACTTGTAAGAGAAGTTGCTTCCCCTGACGTGTGTAAGATGGGTATAGAAATTATGAGTTTCACAATCAAAGATATTTATGACAATGTTGAGTACTTAGCCTCATTAGGACGAGCACAGACTGCCAATGTTAAGAGAGATGCTGATATTGGTGTAGCTGAGGCCAATAGAGATGCTGGAATCAGG GAAGCTGAATGcgacaaaacaaaaatggacACCAAATTTTCAGCTGATGCTAAGATTGCTGATGCATCACGTAATTACAAAATGCAGAAAGCTGACTTTGATCAAGAAGTCAATGCAAGA aaagcTGAAGCTGAATTAGCCTATGAACTGCAAGCagcaaaagaaaaacagaagaTCAGAGCTGAAGAAATAGAAATTGAAGTAGTAGAGAGAAGGAAATTAATTGATgttgaagaaaaagaaattctGAGAAAGGAGAAGGAATTGATAGCTACTGTTAAACGACCTGCTGAAGCACATGCTTATAAGATGCAGTTGATAGCTGAGGGAACAAG GACACAGACAGTTGAGCAGGCCAGAGCTGAGGCTGAGAAGATTCGATTGATAGGTGCATCTGAAGCCGAGGCTATTGAAGCTGTAGGAAAAGCCGAAGCTGAGAAAATGAGATTGAAAGCTTCAGCTTACAAACAGTATGGAGAGGCAGCCATGTTGGCTTTGGTTTTGGAAACACTTCCAAAG ATTGCTGCAGAAGTATCAGCTCCATTATCGAAGACAGATGAGATTGTTATGGTTGGAGATGATAGAACCACAAGTGAAGTCAGCAAATTAGTTAGTCAGCTCCCACCGGCTGTCCAGGCTCTTACTGGTGTAGATCTTTCTAAG attttatcaaaggtaccaggagcTACTTCTTAG
- the LOC134680617 gene encoding serine/threonine-protein phosphatase 4 catalytic subunit, with protein MSEISDLDRQIEQLRRCEIIKESEVKALCAKAREILVEESNVQRVDSPVTVCGDIHGQFYDLKELFKVGGDVPDTNYLFIGDFVDRGFYSVETFLLLLALKVRYPDRITLIRGNHESRQITQVYGFYDECLRKYGSITVWRYCTEIFDYLSLSAIIDGKIFCVHGGLSPSIQTLDQIRAIDRKQEVPHDGPMCDLLWSDPEDMQGWGVSPRGAGYLFGSDVAAQFNEANHIDLICRAHQLVMEGYKWHFNETVLTVWSAPNYCYRCGNVAAILELDEHLQRDFTIFEAAPQESRGIPSKKPQPDYFL; from the exons ATGAGTGAAATAAGTGATTTAGACAg ACAAATAGAGCAACTGAGAAGATGTGAAATAATTAAAGAGAGTGAGGTGAAAGCATTATGTGCCAAAGCCAGAGAGATTTTAGTAGAAGAAAGTAATGTACAGCGTGTAGATTCTCCTGTAACA gTGTGTGGTGATATACATGGACagttttatgatttaaaagaattatttaaagTTGGTGGAGATGTTCCAGACACAAATTATCTATTTATTGGAGATTTTGTGGATAGAGGATTTTACAGTGtagaaacatttttattattattagcaTTAAAA GTTAGATATCCAGATAGAATAACATTAATTCGTGGCAATCATGAAAGTAGACAAATCACACAAGTTTATGGTTTTTATGATGAATGTTTGCGGAAATACGGGTCAATAACAGTATGGAGATATTGTAcagaaatatttgattatttaagtCTTTCAGCAATTATAGATGGAAAG atattttgtGTACATGGTGGGTTATCTCCCTCTATACAGACATTAGATCAAATCCGTGCAATAGACAGGAAACAGGAAGTGCCACATGATGGTCCAATGTGTGATTTATTGTGGTCAGATCCAGAAG ATATGCAGGGTTGGGGAGTGAGTCCTCGTGGAGCAGGCTATTTATTTGGTTCCGATGTTGCAGCACAGTTTAATGAAGCTAACCATATAGATTTAATATGTCGAGCTCATCAGTTAGTAATGGAGGGTTACAAATGGCATTTTAATGAAACAGTATTAACTGTGTGGTCAGCACCTAATTATTGCTATAG ATGTGGTAATGTAGCAGCCATTTTAGAATTAGATGAGCATTTACAAAGagattttacaatatttgaagCTGCACCACAG gaATCTAGGGGAATACCATCAAAGAAACCACAGCCAGATTATTTCTTGTAA